The Temnothorax longispinosus isolate EJ_2023e chromosome 7, Tlon_JGU_v1, whole genome shotgun sequence genome contains a region encoding:
- the LOC139816893 gene encoding uncharacterized protein isoform X2: MSYHRGGQAGAVAVSYSTSPMAPHSPSRRYSSGTGSGSTTTSTIGSTTSKFNTYRSTGTSSLLDRPTGFYTSSTSTGLRSNYISSEYRRSYCAPGSFYSSASTGTSVRRNYSSEYSRSNCSPARSVSSSSYGETGGSSGAALATTIVNGTSGSGSGRYISSTSASVSSSASSRERSSVDASAAAADIISRYSPAGYVPSIQRQQQASGGSAHHWRHRSTSSSLNELFGGDEREVERRDLRLESSLSSSSSSSSVATGSAAGLWSKSGKRRPPTNSTVLTTVGHARTDSAVSLAEVTTTVDDHVTHKPTDDDDENDGTKDDDDQHNNNGNIGDRGRDGNDEDIACGYGVNNNDNERDDDNDEDEDDDEDGDGDDANGDDNLNNCHHRFHQQRRHRPDEVSSAKRNVLSPPAAGGGGLIGVNSLDLLTNLATNSHNAELLINNNARDKLTGGKDEAENAEITTSDEVTRGAENVTPIVTFLQRDRVSDRDIPEDGGEENSVSSSTENGFDGTIDNIAGRPSVTHGDDPSIPSTSRRTDQPGLFSGTASNNLTSSPTNPSTAHPSIYRGVNEQYEGSPTNRSARSRLQALRDERCGLNGLRNIGNTCFMNSVIQCLSNTRPLLEYLLNEQHLADINTTTSGMKGALIKAFSQVIHELWEVGGDHVVNTTALKSQIQRFAPRFMGYSQQDAQEFLRYLLEGLHEDVNRVTTKLPPIHGDIPDSYTDMQKAVESWKRYIRSEDSTIVDVFVGQLRSSLRCTSCDHVSVTLDPFWDLSLPIPARSGTVKLSQCLEHFTREEVLDGDEKPTCSKCQMRRKCTKSFSIQKFPKILVIHLKRFSPMERFRGKLNVMVDFPLTGLDLSAFAAPRVPGCTYNLYGVANHSGTTYSGHYTAYCKHPYSGEWHEYNDSRVSVVSARSVVSSEAYVLFYEQQPHSSHL, encoded by the exons ATGTCGTATCATCGTGGCGGGCAAGCGGGCGCCGTAGCGGTCTCGTACAGCACCAGCCCAATGGCACCGCACTCGCCTAGCCGGAGGTACTCCAGCGGCACCGGCAGCGGTAGCACCACCACCTCCACGATCGGCAGCACGACGTCCAAGTTCAACACCTACCGCTCCACCGGCACGTCCTCGCTCCTGGACCGGCCCACCGGCTTCTACACGTCGTCCACGAGCACGGGCTTGCGCTCCAACTACATCTCCTCGGAGTACAGGCGGTCCTATTGCGCGCCAGGAAG CTTCTACTCGTCGGCCTCCACCGGCACGAGCGTCCGCAGGAACTACTCGTCGGAGTACAGTCGATCCAACTGCTCACCCGCAAG GTCagtctcgtcgtcgtcgtacgGCGAAACGGGCGGCAGCAGCGGCGCCGCATTAGCGACAACGATCGTTAACGGCACCAGCGGCAGCGGTAGTGGCAGATACATCTCGTCCACGAGCGCCTCGGTCAGCTCGTCCGCGTCCTCGAGGGAACGCAGCAGCGTCGACGCGTCCGCCGCGGCCGCCGACATCATCAGCAGGTACTCGCCAGCCGGCTACGTGCCCAGTATTCAACGTCAACAACAAGCGAGCGGTGGCAGCGCGCATCACTGGAGGCACCGCTCGACGTCGTCGTCCCTGAACGAGTTGTTTGGCGGTGACGAGCGCGAGGTCGAGCGTAGGGATCTCCGCCTGGAGTCCTCGCTCTCCTCGtcgtcctcctcctcgtccGTGGCTACTGGTAGCGCGGCCGGTCTATGGTCCAAGTCCGGCAAGAGAAGACCGCCTACGAACAGCACGGTGCTCACCACCGTCGGACATGCACGCACGGACAGCGCTGTGTCTCTCGCCGAGGTAACGACCACCGTCGACGATCACGTTACTCACAAACcgaccgacgacgacgacgagaacgACGGTACCAAGGACGACGACGATCAGCATAACAACAACGGCAACATCGGCGACAGGGGGCGCGACGGCAACGACGAGGATATCGCGTGCGGATACGGCGTTAACAACAACGACAACGagcgcgacgacgacaacgacgaggacgaagacgacgacgaggacgggGACGGCGACGACGCGAACGGCGACGATAATCTCAACAATTGCCACCACCGCTTCCACCAGCAGCGTCGCCACCGACCAGACGAGGTCTCATCCGCTAAGCGTAACGTTCTCTCACCCCCTGCCGCTGGTGGTGGTGGTTTGATCGGTGTCAATAGCCTTGACCTGTTAACTAACCTCGCTACTAATTCTCATAACGCCGAGCTGCTGATCAATAACAACGCTCGGGACAAGCTGACAGGAGGGAAGGACGAAGCCGAGAATGCCGAGATCACGACAAGCGACGAGGTAACGCGCGGCGCCGAGAATGTCACGCCGATCGTCACATTTCTGCAACGCGATCGCGTCAGCGATCGGGACATTCCCGAAGATGGCGGGGAAGAGAACAGCGTGTCCAGTAGCACGGAGAACGGCTTTGACGGAACGATTGACAACATAGCCGGTAGACCGTCCGTCACGCACGGTGACGACCCGTCCATCCCCTCGACGTCGAGGAGAACGGATCAGCCCGGTCTTTTCTCGGGTACCGCGAGCAACAATCTGACATCGTCACCGACGAATCCATCCACGGCGCATCCGAGTATCTATCGTGGGGTCAACGAGCAATAT GAGGGAAGCCCGACTAACAGGTCGGCGCGTAGTCGTCTGCAAGCTCTTCGCGACGAACGATGTGGTCTAAACGGCTTAAGGAATATCGGAAATACA TGTTTCATGAACAGCGTGATCCAGTGCTTGAGCAACACGAGACCTCTATTAGAGTATCTGCTAAACGAACAACACTTGGCCGACATAAATACCACGACGTCCGGTATGAAAGGCGCCTTGATCAAAGCGTTCAGCCAAGTGATTCACGAATTGTGGGAGGTGGGCGGTGATCACGTGGTAAACACGACCGCGCTCAAGTCACAGATACAGAGATTTGCGCCACGTTTCATGGGCTATAGTCAACAGGACGCTCAAGAGTTTCTCAGATATTTGCTGGAGGGCTTGCACGAGGACGTCAACAGAGTCACCACGAAGCTACCACCCATACACGGCGACATACCTGATAGTTACAC GGATATGCAGAAGGCGGTGGAGAGTTGGAAACGGTATATTCGCAGCGAGGATAGCACGATAGTCGACGTTTTCGTCGGGCAATTACGTTCATCTTTACGTTGCACCTCCTGCGATCACGTATCGGTCACCCTCGATCCGTTCTGGGACCTAAGCTTGCCGATACCAGCCAGAAGCGGCACGGTGAAGCTTAGCCAGTGCTTGGAGCATTTTACTCGAGAGGAGGTGTTGGACGGCGACGAGAAGCCTACATGTTCTAAATGTCAGATGAGAAGAAAGTGCACCAAGAGCTTCAGCATACAGaaattcccgaaaattttGGTTATTC ATTTGAAACGTTTCTCTCCGATGGAGCGCTTTCGCGGCAAGCTGAACGTGATGGTGGACTTTCCATTGACGGGTTTGGATCTCAGTGCCTTTGCCGCCCCGAGAGTTCCGGGCTGCACGTACAATCTGTACGGGGTCGCGAATCACTCGGGCACCACGTACTCCGGTCACTACACCGCGTACTGCAAGCACCCGTACTCGGGGGAATGGCATGAGTATAACGACAGCCGAGTGTCCGTCGTGTCAGCACGATCGGTCGTTTCCAGTGAAGCCTACGTACTGTTTTACGAACAACAGCCTCACAGTTCTCACTTGTAA
- the LOC139816893 gene encoding uncharacterized protein isoform X4, with product MNFRNSTEKLEEIGDPQRTMSYHRGGQAGAVAVSYSTSPMAPHSPSRRYSSGTGSGSTTTSTIGSTTSKFNTYRSTGTSSLLDRPTGFYTSSTSTGLRSNYISSEYRRSYCAPGSFYSSASTGTSVRRNYSSEYSRSNCSPARSVSSSSYGETGGSSGAALATTIVNGTSGSGSGRYISSTSASVSSSASSRERSSVDASAAAADIISRYSPAGYVPSIQRQQQASGGSAHHWRHRSTSSSLNELFGGDEREVERRDLRLESSLSSSSSSSSVATGSAAGLWSKSGKRRPPTNSTVLTTVGHARTDSAVSLAEVTTTVDDHVTHKPTDDDDENDGTKDDDDQHNNNGNIGDRGRDGNDEDIACGYGVNNNDNERDDDNDEDEDDDEDGDGDDANGDDNLNNCHHRFHQQRRHRPDEEGSPTNRSARSRLQALRDERCGLNGLRNIGNTCFMNSVIQCLSNTRPLLEYLLNEQHLADINTTTSGMKGALIKAFSQVIHELWEVGGDHVVNTTALKSQIQRFAPRFMGYSQQDAQEFLRYLLEGLHEDVNRVTTKLPPIHGDIPDSYTDMQKAVESWKRYIRSEDSTIVDVFVGQLRSSLRCTSCDHVSVTLDPFWDLSLPIPARSGTVKLSQCLEHFTREEVLDGDEKPTCSKCQMRRKCTKSFSIQKFPKILVIHLKRFSPMERFRGKLNVMVDFPLTGLDLSAFAAPRVPGCTYNLYGVANHSGTTYSGHYTAYCKHPYSGEWHEYNDSRVSVVSARSVVSSEAYVLFYEQQPHSSHL from the exons ATGAATTTCAGGAACTCGACGGAGAAGCTCGAGGAGATCGGCGACCCGCAGCGCACAATGTCGTATCATCGTGGCGGGCAAGCGGGCGCCGTAGCGGTCTCGTACAGCACCAGCCCAATGGCACCGCACTCGCCTAGCCGGAGGTACTCCAGCGGCACCGGCAGCGGTAGCACCACCACCTCCACGATCGGCAGCACGACGTCCAAGTTCAACACCTACCGCTCCACCGGCACGTCCTCGCTCCTGGACCGGCCCACCGGCTTCTACACGTCGTCCACGAGCACGGGCTTGCGCTCCAACTACATCTCCTCGGAGTACAGGCGGTCCTATTGCGCGCCAGGAAG CTTCTACTCGTCGGCCTCCACCGGCACGAGCGTCCGCAGGAACTACTCGTCGGAGTACAGTCGATCCAACTGCTCACCCGCAAG GTCagtctcgtcgtcgtcgtacgGCGAAACGGGCGGCAGCAGCGGCGCCGCATTAGCGACAACGATCGTTAACGGCACCAGCGGCAGCGGTAGTGGCAGATACATCTCGTCCACGAGCGCCTCGGTCAGCTCGTCCGCGTCCTCGAGGGAACGCAGCAGCGTCGACGCGTCCGCCGCGGCCGCCGACATCATCAGCAGGTACTCGCCAGCCGGCTACGTGCCCAGTATTCAACGTCAACAACAAGCGAGCGGTGGCAGCGCGCATCACTGGAGGCACCGCTCGACGTCGTCGTCCCTGAACGAGTTGTTTGGCGGTGACGAGCGCGAGGTCGAGCGTAGGGATCTCCGCCTGGAGTCCTCGCTCTCCTCGtcgtcctcctcctcgtccGTGGCTACTGGTAGCGCGGCCGGTCTATGGTCCAAGTCCGGCAAGAGAAGACCGCCTACGAACAGCACGGTGCTCACCACCGTCGGACATGCACGCACGGACAGCGCTGTGTCTCTCGCCGAGGTAACGACCACCGTCGACGATCACGTTACTCACAAACcgaccgacgacgacgacgagaacgACGGTACCAAGGACGACGACGATCAGCATAACAACAACGGCAACATCGGCGACAGGGGGCGCGACGGCAACGACGAGGATATCGCGTGCGGATACGGCGTTAACAACAACGACAACGagcgcgacgacgacaacgacgaggacgaagacgacgacgaggacgggGACGGCGACGACGCGAACGGCGACGATAATCTCAACAATTGCCACCACCGCTTCCACCAGCAGCGTCGCCACCGACCAGACGAG GAGGGAAGCCCGACTAACAGGTCGGCGCGTAGTCGTCTGCAAGCTCTTCGCGACGAACGATGTGGTCTAAACGGCTTAAGGAATATCGGAAATACA TGTTTCATGAACAGCGTGATCCAGTGCTTGAGCAACACGAGACCTCTATTAGAGTATCTGCTAAACGAACAACACTTGGCCGACATAAATACCACGACGTCCGGTATGAAAGGCGCCTTGATCAAAGCGTTCAGCCAAGTGATTCACGAATTGTGGGAGGTGGGCGGTGATCACGTGGTAAACACGACCGCGCTCAAGTCACAGATACAGAGATTTGCGCCACGTTTCATGGGCTATAGTCAACAGGACGCTCAAGAGTTTCTCAGATATTTGCTGGAGGGCTTGCACGAGGACGTCAACAGAGTCACCACGAAGCTACCACCCATACACGGCGACATACCTGATAGTTACAC GGATATGCAGAAGGCGGTGGAGAGTTGGAAACGGTATATTCGCAGCGAGGATAGCACGATAGTCGACGTTTTCGTCGGGCAATTACGTTCATCTTTACGTTGCACCTCCTGCGATCACGTATCGGTCACCCTCGATCCGTTCTGGGACCTAAGCTTGCCGATACCAGCCAGAAGCGGCACGGTGAAGCTTAGCCAGTGCTTGGAGCATTTTACTCGAGAGGAGGTGTTGGACGGCGACGAGAAGCCTACATGTTCTAAATGTCAGATGAGAAGAAAGTGCACCAAGAGCTTCAGCATACAGaaattcccgaaaattttGGTTATTC ATTTGAAACGTTTCTCTCCGATGGAGCGCTTTCGCGGCAAGCTGAACGTGATGGTGGACTTTCCATTGACGGGTTTGGATCTCAGTGCCTTTGCCGCCCCGAGAGTTCCGGGCTGCACGTACAATCTGTACGGGGTCGCGAATCACTCGGGCACCACGTACTCCGGTCACTACACCGCGTACTGCAAGCACCCGTACTCGGGGGAATGGCATGAGTATAACGACAGCCGAGTGTCCGTCGTGTCAGCACGATCGGTCGTTTCCAGTGAAGCCTACGTACTGTTTTACGAACAACAGCCTCACAGTTCTCACTTGTAA
- the LOC139816893 gene encoding uncharacterized protein isoform X1: MNFRNSTEKLEEIGDPQRTMSYHRGGQAGAVAVSYSTSPMAPHSPSRRYSSGTGSGSTTTSTIGSTTSKFNTYRSTGTSSLLDRPTGFYTSSTSTGLRSNYISSEYRRSYCAPGSFYSSASTGTSVRRNYSSEYSRSNCSPARSVSSSSYGETGGSSGAALATTIVNGTSGSGSGRYISSTSASVSSSASSRERSSVDASAAAADIISRYSPAGYVPSIQRQQQASGGSAHHWRHRSTSSSLNELFGGDEREVERRDLRLESSLSSSSSSSSVATGSAAGLWSKSGKRRPPTNSTVLTTVGHARTDSAVSLAEVTTTVDDHVTHKPTDDDDENDGTKDDDDQHNNNGNIGDRGRDGNDEDIACGYGVNNNDNERDDDNDEDEDDDEDGDGDDANGDDNLNNCHHRFHQQRRHRPDEVSSAKRNVLSPPAAGGGGLIGVNSLDLLTNLATNSHNAELLINNNARDKLTGGKDEAENAEITTSDEVTRGAENVTPIVTFLQRDRVSDRDIPEDGGEENSVSSSTENGFDGTIDNIAGRPSVTHGDDPSIPSTSRRTDQPGLFSGTASNNLTSSPTNPSTAHPSIYRGVNEQYEGSPTNRSARSRLQALRDERCGLNGLRNIGNTCFMNSVIQCLSNTRPLLEYLLNEQHLADINTTTSGMKGALIKAFSQVIHELWEVGGDHVVNTTALKSQIQRFAPRFMGYSQQDAQEFLRYLLEGLHEDVNRVTTKLPPIHGDIPDSYTDMQKAVESWKRYIRSEDSTIVDVFVGQLRSSLRCTSCDHVSVTLDPFWDLSLPIPARSGTVKLSQCLEHFTREEVLDGDEKPTCSKCQMRRKCTKSFSIQKFPKILVIHLKRFSPMERFRGKLNVMVDFPLTGLDLSAFAAPRVPGCTYNLYGVANHSGTTYSGHYTAYCKHPYSGEWHEYNDSRVSVVSARSVVSSEAYVLFYEQQPHSSHL; encoded by the exons ATGAATTTCAGGAACTCGACGGAGAAGCTCGAGGAGATCGGCGACCCGCAGCGCACAATGTCGTATCATCGTGGCGGGCAAGCGGGCGCCGTAGCGGTCTCGTACAGCACCAGCCCAATGGCACCGCACTCGCCTAGCCGGAGGTACTCCAGCGGCACCGGCAGCGGTAGCACCACCACCTCCACGATCGGCAGCACGACGTCCAAGTTCAACACCTACCGCTCCACCGGCACGTCCTCGCTCCTGGACCGGCCCACCGGCTTCTACACGTCGTCCACGAGCACGGGCTTGCGCTCCAACTACATCTCCTCGGAGTACAGGCGGTCCTATTGCGCGCCAGGAAG CTTCTACTCGTCGGCCTCCACCGGCACGAGCGTCCGCAGGAACTACTCGTCGGAGTACAGTCGATCCAACTGCTCACCCGCAAG GTCagtctcgtcgtcgtcgtacgGCGAAACGGGCGGCAGCAGCGGCGCCGCATTAGCGACAACGATCGTTAACGGCACCAGCGGCAGCGGTAGTGGCAGATACATCTCGTCCACGAGCGCCTCGGTCAGCTCGTCCGCGTCCTCGAGGGAACGCAGCAGCGTCGACGCGTCCGCCGCGGCCGCCGACATCATCAGCAGGTACTCGCCAGCCGGCTACGTGCCCAGTATTCAACGTCAACAACAAGCGAGCGGTGGCAGCGCGCATCACTGGAGGCACCGCTCGACGTCGTCGTCCCTGAACGAGTTGTTTGGCGGTGACGAGCGCGAGGTCGAGCGTAGGGATCTCCGCCTGGAGTCCTCGCTCTCCTCGtcgtcctcctcctcgtccGTGGCTACTGGTAGCGCGGCCGGTCTATGGTCCAAGTCCGGCAAGAGAAGACCGCCTACGAACAGCACGGTGCTCACCACCGTCGGACATGCACGCACGGACAGCGCTGTGTCTCTCGCCGAGGTAACGACCACCGTCGACGATCACGTTACTCACAAACcgaccgacgacgacgacgagaacgACGGTACCAAGGACGACGACGATCAGCATAACAACAACGGCAACATCGGCGACAGGGGGCGCGACGGCAACGACGAGGATATCGCGTGCGGATACGGCGTTAACAACAACGACAACGagcgcgacgacgacaacgacgaggacgaagacgacgacgaggacgggGACGGCGACGACGCGAACGGCGACGATAATCTCAACAATTGCCACCACCGCTTCCACCAGCAGCGTCGCCACCGACCAGACGAGGTCTCATCCGCTAAGCGTAACGTTCTCTCACCCCCTGCCGCTGGTGGTGGTGGTTTGATCGGTGTCAATAGCCTTGACCTGTTAACTAACCTCGCTACTAATTCTCATAACGCCGAGCTGCTGATCAATAACAACGCTCGGGACAAGCTGACAGGAGGGAAGGACGAAGCCGAGAATGCCGAGATCACGACAAGCGACGAGGTAACGCGCGGCGCCGAGAATGTCACGCCGATCGTCACATTTCTGCAACGCGATCGCGTCAGCGATCGGGACATTCCCGAAGATGGCGGGGAAGAGAACAGCGTGTCCAGTAGCACGGAGAACGGCTTTGACGGAACGATTGACAACATAGCCGGTAGACCGTCCGTCACGCACGGTGACGACCCGTCCATCCCCTCGACGTCGAGGAGAACGGATCAGCCCGGTCTTTTCTCGGGTACCGCGAGCAACAATCTGACATCGTCACCGACGAATCCATCCACGGCGCATCCGAGTATCTATCGTGGGGTCAACGAGCAATAT GAGGGAAGCCCGACTAACAGGTCGGCGCGTAGTCGTCTGCAAGCTCTTCGCGACGAACGATGTGGTCTAAACGGCTTAAGGAATATCGGAAATACA TGTTTCATGAACAGCGTGATCCAGTGCTTGAGCAACACGAGACCTCTATTAGAGTATCTGCTAAACGAACAACACTTGGCCGACATAAATACCACGACGTCCGGTATGAAAGGCGCCTTGATCAAAGCGTTCAGCCAAGTGATTCACGAATTGTGGGAGGTGGGCGGTGATCACGTGGTAAACACGACCGCGCTCAAGTCACAGATACAGAGATTTGCGCCACGTTTCATGGGCTATAGTCAACAGGACGCTCAAGAGTTTCTCAGATATTTGCTGGAGGGCTTGCACGAGGACGTCAACAGAGTCACCACGAAGCTACCACCCATACACGGCGACATACCTGATAGTTACAC GGATATGCAGAAGGCGGTGGAGAGTTGGAAACGGTATATTCGCAGCGAGGATAGCACGATAGTCGACGTTTTCGTCGGGCAATTACGTTCATCTTTACGTTGCACCTCCTGCGATCACGTATCGGTCACCCTCGATCCGTTCTGGGACCTAAGCTTGCCGATACCAGCCAGAAGCGGCACGGTGAAGCTTAGCCAGTGCTTGGAGCATTTTACTCGAGAGGAGGTGTTGGACGGCGACGAGAAGCCTACATGTTCTAAATGTCAGATGAGAAGAAAGTGCACCAAGAGCTTCAGCATACAGaaattcccgaaaattttGGTTATTC ATTTGAAACGTTTCTCTCCGATGGAGCGCTTTCGCGGCAAGCTGAACGTGATGGTGGACTTTCCATTGACGGGTTTGGATCTCAGTGCCTTTGCCGCCCCGAGAGTTCCGGGCTGCACGTACAATCTGTACGGGGTCGCGAATCACTCGGGCACCACGTACTCCGGTCACTACACCGCGTACTGCAAGCACCCGTACTCGGGGGAATGGCATGAGTATAACGACAGCCGAGTGTCCGTCGTGTCAGCACGATCGGTCGTTTCCAGTGAAGCCTACGTACTGTTTTACGAACAACAGCCTCACAGTTCTCACTTGTAA
- the LOC139816893 gene encoding uncharacterized protein isoform X3 produces MNFRNSTEKLEEIGDPQRTMSYHRGGQAGAVAVSYSTSPMAPHSPSRRYSSGTGSGSTTTSTIGSTTSKFNTYRSTGTSSLLDRPTGFYTSSTSTGLRSNYISSEYRRSYCAPGRSVSSSSYGETGGSSGAALATTIVNGTSGSGSGRYISSTSASVSSSASSRERSSVDASAAAADIISRYSPAGYVPSIQRQQQASGGSAHHWRHRSTSSSLNELFGGDEREVERRDLRLESSLSSSSSSSSVATGSAAGLWSKSGKRRPPTNSTVLTTVGHARTDSAVSLAEVTTTVDDHVTHKPTDDDDENDGTKDDDDQHNNNGNIGDRGRDGNDEDIACGYGVNNNDNERDDDNDEDEDDDEDGDGDDANGDDNLNNCHHRFHQQRRHRPDEVSSAKRNVLSPPAAGGGGLIGVNSLDLLTNLATNSHNAELLINNNARDKLTGGKDEAENAEITTSDEVTRGAENVTPIVTFLQRDRVSDRDIPEDGGEENSVSSSTENGFDGTIDNIAGRPSVTHGDDPSIPSTSRRTDQPGLFSGTASNNLTSSPTNPSTAHPSIYRGVNEQYEGSPTNRSARSRLQALRDERCGLNGLRNIGNTCFMNSVIQCLSNTRPLLEYLLNEQHLADINTTTSGMKGALIKAFSQVIHELWEVGGDHVVNTTALKSQIQRFAPRFMGYSQQDAQEFLRYLLEGLHEDVNRVTTKLPPIHGDIPDSYTDMQKAVESWKRYIRSEDSTIVDVFVGQLRSSLRCTSCDHVSVTLDPFWDLSLPIPARSGTVKLSQCLEHFTREEVLDGDEKPTCSKCQMRRKCTKSFSIQKFPKILVIHLKRFSPMERFRGKLNVMVDFPLTGLDLSAFAAPRVPGCTYNLYGVANHSGTTYSGHYTAYCKHPYSGEWHEYNDSRVSVVSARSVVSSEAYVLFYEQQPHSSHL; encoded by the exons ATGAATTTCAGGAACTCGACGGAGAAGCTCGAGGAGATCGGCGACCCGCAGCGCACAATGTCGTATCATCGTGGCGGGCAAGCGGGCGCCGTAGCGGTCTCGTACAGCACCAGCCCAATGGCACCGCACTCGCCTAGCCGGAGGTACTCCAGCGGCACCGGCAGCGGTAGCACCACCACCTCCACGATCGGCAGCACGACGTCCAAGTTCAACACCTACCGCTCCACCGGCACGTCCTCGCTCCTGGACCGGCCCACCGGCTTCTACACGTCGTCCACGAGCACGGGCTTGCGCTCCAACTACATCTCCTCGGAGTACAGGCGGTCCTATTGCGCGCCAGGAAG GTCagtctcgtcgtcgtcgtacgGCGAAACGGGCGGCAGCAGCGGCGCCGCATTAGCGACAACGATCGTTAACGGCACCAGCGGCAGCGGTAGTGGCAGATACATCTCGTCCACGAGCGCCTCGGTCAGCTCGTCCGCGTCCTCGAGGGAACGCAGCAGCGTCGACGCGTCCGCCGCGGCCGCCGACATCATCAGCAGGTACTCGCCAGCCGGCTACGTGCCCAGTATTCAACGTCAACAACAAGCGAGCGGTGGCAGCGCGCATCACTGGAGGCACCGCTCGACGTCGTCGTCCCTGAACGAGTTGTTTGGCGGTGACGAGCGCGAGGTCGAGCGTAGGGATCTCCGCCTGGAGTCCTCGCTCTCCTCGtcgtcctcctcctcgtccGTGGCTACTGGTAGCGCGGCCGGTCTATGGTCCAAGTCCGGCAAGAGAAGACCGCCTACGAACAGCACGGTGCTCACCACCGTCGGACATGCACGCACGGACAGCGCTGTGTCTCTCGCCGAGGTAACGACCACCGTCGACGATCACGTTACTCACAAACcgaccgacgacgacgacgagaacgACGGTACCAAGGACGACGACGATCAGCATAACAACAACGGCAACATCGGCGACAGGGGGCGCGACGGCAACGACGAGGATATCGCGTGCGGATACGGCGTTAACAACAACGACAACGagcgcgacgacgacaacgacgaggacgaagacgacgacgaggacgggGACGGCGACGACGCGAACGGCGACGATAATCTCAACAATTGCCACCACCGCTTCCACCAGCAGCGTCGCCACCGACCAGACGAGGTCTCATCCGCTAAGCGTAACGTTCTCTCACCCCCTGCCGCTGGTGGTGGTGGTTTGATCGGTGTCAATAGCCTTGACCTGTTAACTAACCTCGCTACTAATTCTCATAACGCCGAGCTGCTGATCAATAACAACGCTCGGGACAAGCTGACAGGAGGGAAGGACGAAGCCGAGAATGCCGAGATCACGACAAGCGACGAGGTAACGCGCGGCGCCGAGAATGTCACGCCGATCGTCACATTTCTGCAACGCGATCGCGTCAGCGATCGGGACATTCCCGAAGATGGCGGGGAAGAGAACAGCGTGTCCAGTAGCACGGAGAACGGCTTTGACGGAACGATTGACAACATAGCCGGTAGACCGTCCGTCACGCACGGTGACGACCCGTCCATCCCCTCGACGTCGAGGAGAACGGATCAGCCCGGTCTTTTCTCGGGTACCGCGAGCAACAATCTGACATCGTCACCGACGAATCCATCCACGGCGCATCCGAGTATCTATCGTGGGGTCAACGAGCAATAT GAGGGAAGCCCGACTAACAGGTCGGCGCGTAGTCGTCTGCAAGCTCTTCGCGACGAACGATGTGGTCTAAACGGCTTAAGGAATATCGGAAATACA TGTTTCATGAACAGCGTGATCCAGTGCTTGAGCAACACGAGACCTCTATTAGAGTATCTGCTAAACGAACAACACTTGGCCGACATAAATACCACGACGTCCGGTATGAAAGGCGCCTTGATCAAAGCGTTCAGCCAAGTGATTCACGAATTGTGGGAGGTGGGCGGTGATCACGTGGTAAACACGACCGCGCTCAAGTCACAGATACAGAGATTTGCGCCACGTTTCATGGGCTATAGTCAACAGGACGCTCAAGAGTTTCTCAGATATTTGCTGGAGGGCTTGCACGAGGACGTCAACAGAGTCACCACGAAGCTACCACCCATACACGGCGACATACCTGATAGTTACAC GGATATGCAGAAGGCGGTGGAGAGTTGGAAACGGTATATTCGCAGCGAGGATAGCACGATAGTCGACGTTTTCGTCGGGCAATTACGTTCATCTTTACGTTGCACCTCCTGCGATCACGTATCGGTCACCCTCGATCCGTTCTGGGACCTAAGCTTGCCGATACCAGCCAGAAGCGGCACGGTGAAGCTTAGCCAGTGCTTGGAGCATTTTACTCGAGAGGAGGTGTTGGACGGCGACGAGAAGCCTACATGTTCTAAATGTCAGATGAGAAGAAAGTGCACCAAGAGCTTCAGCATACAGaaattcccgaaaattttGGTTATTC ATTTGAAACGTTTCTCTCCGATGGAGCGCTTTCGCGGCAAGCTGAACGTGATGGTGGACTTTCCATTGACGGGTTTGGATCTCAGTGCCTTTGCCGCCCCGAGAGTTCCGGGCTGCACGTACAATCTGTACGGGGTCGCGAATCACTCGGGCACCACGTACTCCGGTCACTACACCGCGTACTGCAAGCACCCGTACTCGGGGGAATGGCATGAGTATAACGACAGCCGAGTGTCCGTCGTGTCAGCACGATCGGTCGTTTCCAGTGAAGCCTACGTACTGTTTTACGAACAACAGCCTCACAGTTCTCACTTGTAA